The following proteins are co-located in the Psilocybe cubensis strain MGC-MH-2018 chromosome 5, whole genome shotgun sequence genome:
- a CDS encoding putative transcriptional regulatory protein (putative transcriptional regulatory protein C530.05), whose protein sequence is MSSGEDEFNEGETSSGVFQSLKKRRIQRACDICRRKKSDGVQMPGNRCSNCVAYSFNCTYIEAAKKRGPPKGYVESLENRVERLDKLLRRLCPDEKSYKELMSTLDHWAPDKPPEDPSSIVGFPVNPKKPPPGAPTPLESVTSAIRGVNSTPQTPQEMAHDDDDAGLLLIDNFKRMNLAPTEYRFFGKSSGAMLISKAIELKKEYTGKEPGFLKFSSLKQQRKDEFWTSRPWEHGMDTVPEVEYEFPEPDLAAHVVDLYFEHLAGQFLQGSSAPQSCWTIVGIGIRLAQDVGAHRRKIPGHSMTTQDELWTRAFWVLVCMDRMVSSSLGRPCAIQDEDFDLDLPIDCDDEYWENEDPLQRFKQPPGKPSLVSAFIMYLKLHQILAFSLRTIYSINKSKILLGFVGQQWEQHIVAELDSALNKWVDSVPDHLRWDPNREDERFFNQSVTLYAAYYHIQILIHRPFIPSPSKPSPLSFPSLAICTNAARSCSHVVFIQKKRNPLTIPQIQMSVFTSGVVLLLSIWGGKRSGLSTDPNKEMEDVHKCMEVLRNSEDRWHSAGRLWDILYELASVGDLPLPQHSPSSNNKRERDSDDPIGASDSQQSDSDNSGEPIAFGTDEFIISSLPFGNNNSSSNRNIAGSRRVESSIRSAQALQSEMHQQGFTPSSSPTHQRSLAHRSSQSRMQLQHERSLVSSINQNQVQSRSPVEFALPLYSNELGRIPLHGQVTFSDQVTTHPPLTQQPQQHHTNYWYGDSTGGGNSNSASLLSGNISGSSSTLAMPYRPVGEMSTMTQDFGMDATSMAAGTMFDTMSGALAFSHQAQFGMGSGSSSNTISPAASAQSLRSSIGNDIGTQGALGSMNPHNLLSQHYPQQHTGNVGVAQPDPASYQFVDSDIMAMWSNAPSGFE, encoded by the exons ATGTCGTCCGGCGAAGACGAGTTCAACGAAGGCGAGACGTCCTCGGGcgtttttcaaagtttgaAAAAACGAAGGATACAACGGGCTTGTGACATTTgtaggaggaagaaaa GCGATGGTGTGCAGATGCCCGGAAATCGGTGTTCCAATTGTGTCGCTTACAGCTTTAATTGCACCTATATTGAGGCCGCAAAA AAACGTGGGCCGCCCAAAGG TTATGTCGAGAGTCTTGAAAATCGGGTGGAGCGGTTGGACAAACTTCTTCGGCGG CTATGTCCGGACGAGAAGTCTTACAAGGAATTAATGTCTACATTAGACCACTGGGCGCCCGATAAACCACCAGAAGACCCAAGTTCTATTGTTGGATTTCCAGTGAATCCAAAAAAGCCGCCTCCAGGTGCCCCAACGCCTCTCGAGAGCGTCACATCCGCCATTCGTGGTGTTAACAGCACTCCTCAGACCCCTCAGGAAATGGcacacgacgacgacgacgcagGATTGTTACTTATTGACAATTTCAAGCGAATGAACCTGGCCCCAACAGAATACCGCTTCTTTGGAAAGTCCAGTGGTGCAATGCTCATAAGTAAAGCTATTGAGCTGAAGAAGGAGTACACCGGAAAGGAACCCGGTTTCTTGAAGTTCAGCTCATTAAAACAGCAGAGAAAAGATGAATTTTGGACGTCGCGACCT TGGGAACACGGCATGGATACTGTTCCAGAAGTCGAGTACGAATTTCCCGAACCCGATCTCGCTGCCCATGTCGTAGATCTTTACTTTGAGCAT CTCGCCGGCCAATTTTTGCAAGGATCGTCAGCACCACAGTCATGTTGGACGATCGTCGGTATTGGAATACGGCTGGCACAAGATGTCGGAGCTCATCGGCGAAAGATACCTGGTCATTCAATGACAACTCAGGACGAGTTGTGGACCAGAGCCTTCTG GGTTCTTGTGTGTATGGATAGAATGGTCAGTTCCTCTCTAGGTCGACCATGTGCTATTCAGGACGAAGA TTTCGATTTAGATTTACCTATTGATTGTGATGATGAATACTGGGAAAACGAAGATCCTCTCCAAAGGTTTAAACAACCTCCTGGTAAACCATCTCTTGTCAGCGCGTTCATAATGTACCTTaaacttcatcaaattcTGGCGTTCTCGCTGCGGACCATT TATTCAATCAATAAATCGAAAATTTTGCTGGGATTCGTAGGTCAACAATGGGAACAACACATTGTTGCAGAGCTGGATTCCGCGCTGAACAAATGGGTAGACAGCGTTCCTGATCACT TGCGATGGGACCCCAATCGTGAAGACGAACGCTTTTTTAACCAATCCGTCACATTGTATGCCGCATATTACCACATCCAAATTCTCATCCATCGCCCCTTCATCCCATCGCCCAGCAAGCCCTCTCCGCTATCTTTTCCATCTCTCGCTATATGTACAAATGCCGCTCGATCATGCAGCCACGTGGTTTTTATACAGAAGAAGCGAAATCCGTTGACGATACCCCAGATACAA ATGTCCGTTTTTACCTCTGGCGTCGTTCTACTCTTGAGTATATGGGGTGGCAAAAGATCTGGACTTTCAACGGATCCGAataaggagatggaggacGTCCACAAATGCATGGAGGTTTTGAGGAATTCGGAAGACCGTTGGCATTCGGCAGGGCGACTTTG GGATATCCTCTACGAACTCGCATCAGTGGGCGATTTGCCTCTCCCTCAACATAGCCCATCCAGTAACAACAAACGAGAGAGAGATTCCGACGATCCAATAGGGGCCTCTGACAGCCAGCAAAGCGACTCGGACAACTCTGGTGAACCCATCGCGTTTGGGACCGATGAATTCATCATCTCTAGCCTACCCTTCGgaaacaacaacagcagcagcaatcgTAACATTGCCGGATCGCGAAGAGTAGAATCGTCAATACGCTCTGCACAAGCTTTGCAGTCCGAAATGCACCAACAAGGTTTTACCCCTAGCTCATCGCCTACCCATCAACGTTCTCTGGCTCATAGATCGTCTCAATCGCGCATGCAACTCCAACATGAGAGGTCTTTGGTATCATCGATCAACCAAAACCAAGTTCAATCTCGTTCTCCGGTGGAATTTGCACTGCCGTTATACAGCAATGAACTTGGGCGCATTCCTCTGCACGGCCAAGTTACCTTCTCGGATCAGGTTACAACGCACCCTCCTCTGACTCAGCAACCTCAGCAACACCATACAAACTACTGGTATGGAGACTCCACAGGTGGTGGTAATAGCAATAGCGCATCTTTGCTGTCAGGAAATATTAGTGGTAGCTCCTCAACGCTCGCGATGCCCTATAGGCCTGTTGGAGAAATGAGTACGATGACTCAAGATTTTGGGATGGATGCCACGTCGATGGCTGCAGGAACGATGTTTGATACCATGTCGGGTGCCTTGGCGTTTTCTCATCAGGCTCAATTCGGGATGGGGTCTGGCAGTTCTTCGAACACGATTTCACCTGCGGCGTCTGCACAGTCTTTGAGATCATCTATAGGGAATGATATTGGAACGCAAGGAGCACTTGGATCGATGAATCCTCACAATCTTTTATCACAACACTACCCACAGCAGCATACAGGCAACGTTGGAGTCGCGCAGCCAGACCCAGCTTCGTATCAATTTGTCGACAGCGATATCATGGCGATGTGGTCAAATGCACCAAGCGGGTTCGAGTAA
- a CDS encoding Chitin deacetylase (Chitin deacetylase ARB_04768), with the protein MRSLNFVLAVVLPALVCSTPVVEKRQALARVVTTCTKPNNVALTFDDGPWVYLYDVSKALVAANATGTFFFNACIYDADSVKRVQYAYQHGHQVSSHTWSHKDLSTLSWDDIHDEMWKVEQALTKIIGVVPAFMRPPYGSYNDLVRQAAAIRGQVLALWDFDSGDSTGSTPAQSEAAYTQLIARHPSTIVALNHETEETTAHQVLPFAIQQLQKAGYKLVSLAECTGLPAYQSVTTPGVRDSTWHC; encoded by the exons ATGCGTTCTTTAAATTTTGTTCTGGCCGTGGTGCTTCCTGCACTTGTCTGCTCGACACCTGTCGTTGAGAAGCGACAGGCTCTGGCAAGGGTCGTGACGACTTGCACGAAGCCCAACAACGTCGCGTTGACCTTT GACGATGGACCTTGGGTCTACCT TTATGATGTCAGCAAAGCTCTTGTCGCTGCCAACGCAACTGgtactttcttcttca ATGCCTGCATATACGACGCAGACTCGGTGAAACGCGTACAGTACGCATATCAGCATGGACACCAGGTTTCCTCCCATACCTGGAGCCACAAAGATCTTTCAACGTTGTCTTGGGACGACA TACATGACGAGATGTGGAAAGTTGAGC AAGCTCTCACAAAGATTATTGGAGTGGTTCCAGCTTTTATGAGACCAC CTTACGGCAGTTACAACGACTTAGTTCGACAAGCTGCGGCCATCCGAGGACAGGTACTCGCATTGTGGGACTTCGA CTCTGGTGACTCAACAGGCTCCACACCTGCTCAAAGTGAAGCCGCATATACTCAACTCATCGCGAGGCATCCCAGCACCATTGTCGCACTTAATCACGAAACAGAAG AAACCACTGC GCACCAAGTCCTTCCGTTCGCCATTCAACAACTACAGAAAGCGGGATATAAACTCGTCAGTTTGGCAGAATGCACGGGCTTGCCCGCATACCAGAGTGTGACTACTCCGGGGGTTCGCGAT AGCACTTGGCATTGCTAG